CACATCAAGCTTGAAAACGTGGATGTAGCGCCCGCCGCGGCCGATATTGCCGGGTGGCTGCTGCTCGACAAGGGCATCCAGACCGAGCTGGAAGGAGCCGTGCAGAACATCTACAACTTCAAGCACGACCGGGCCGAAAAGCAGTTCCGCTCCTTGCGCCGCCGCTATCCGCAGCACCCCATGCCCTACTTTCTGCTGGGCCTGACAACGTGGTGGAAGATCATGCCCTCGAACCTGACCAACCGCCAGTTCGACAAGGTGTTTCTGGCCTACATGGACACGGCCGTGACCAAGGCCGAAAGCCTGTACAAGCAAGATAAGCGTAACTACGAGGCCTGCTTTTTTCTGTCGGCGGCGTATGGGTTTAAGGCCCGCCTGAATGCCGAGCGCCACAACTGGAGCGCGGCCACCTTCGCCAGCAAGCACGCCCTCGACTACCTCGACAAGAGCAAGGAAGCCAACGGCCTGAGCCCGGAGTTCCTGTTTGGCCAGGCCCTGATCAACTACTACGCCGTCTGGATTTCCGAAAACTACCCGCTGCTCAGGCCGGTGCTGCTGTTCTTTCCGAAAGGCAACCGCCAGCTGGGCCTGGCCCAGCTGCGCAGCGTGGCCGCCAACGGCTTCTACACGGCCCCGGAGGCGCGGGTGTTCCTGATGAAAATCCTGCAAAACCAGGAAAACAACCTCGCCGAAGCCTACCCGCTGGCCCAGTCCATGGCCATTATGTACCCTGACAATGCCTACTTTCAGCGGTTCTACGCCCTGCTTAGCTACCAGCGGGGCGACATGGCCGAGTGCGAGCGGGTCAGCAAAGA
This region of Hymenobacter sp. YIM 151500-1 genomic DNA includes:
- a CDS encoding tetratricopeptide repeat protein codes for the protein MALLRESQAQQTPPVATDTARHIKLENVDVAPAAADIAGWLLLDKGIQTELEGAVQNIYNFKHDRAEKQFRSLRRRYPQHPMPYFLLGLTTWWKIMPSNLTNRQFDKVFLAYMDTAVTKAESLYKQDKRNYEACFFLSAAYGFKARLNAERHNWSAATFASKHALDYLDKSKEANGLSPEFLFGQALINYYAVWISENYPLLRPVLLFFPKGNRQLGLAQLRSVAANGFYTAPEARVFLMKILQNQENNLAEAYPLAQSMAIMYPDNAYFQRFYALLSYQRGDMAECERVSKDILDKLNRGLPGYEAISGRYATFFLGQLMQNQYRDLNRARDYYQRCVVFAESTGDTKAGFYLYSLLNLARIADKQQDAPAAARYYREVQSKAERKSDAYKEARAYFDRQKQKPKDARKERNGSKLKA